A region of Pan troglodytes isolate AG18354 chromosome 23, NHGRI_mPanTro3-v2.0_pri, whole genome shotgun sequence DNA encodes the following proteins:
- the DDT gene encoding D-dopachrome decarboxylase-like protein isoform X4, with amino-acid sequence MPFLELDTNLPANRVPAGLEKRLCAAAASILGKPADRVNVTVRPGLAMALSGSTEPCAQLSISSIGVVGTAEDNRSHSAHFFEFLTKELALGQDRFPTVLSTSPAAHGGPRCPGEIIEDAESSDTGG; translated from the exons ATGCCGTTCCTAGAGCTGGACACGAATTTGCCCGCCAACCGAGTGCCCGCGGGGCTGGAGAAACGACTCTGCGCCGCCGCTGCCTCCATCCTGGGCAAACCTGCGGAC CGCGTGAACGTGACGGTACGGCCGGGCCTGGCCATGGCGCTGAGCGGGTCCACCGAGCCCTGCGCGCAGCTGTCCATCTCCTCCATCGGCGTAGTGGGCACCGCCGAGGACAACCGCAGCCACAGCGCCCACTTCTTTGAGTTTCTCACCAAGGAGCTAGCCCTGGGCCAGGACCG GTTCCCTACGGTCTTATCCACCAGCCCTGCTGCCCATGGTGGCCCCAGATGCCCAGGAGAGATAATAGAAG ATGCGGAATCCAGTGACACAGGGGGCTGA
- the DDT gene encoding D-dopachrome decarboxylase-like protein isoform X3 has translation MPFLELDTNLPANRVPAGLEKRLCAAAASILGKPADRVNVTVRPGLAMALSGSTEPCAQLSISSIGVVGTAEDNRSHSAHFFEFLTKELALGQDRLVRRNSGYVLKLCILDLCPSQVPGEVHGRLTE, from the exons ATGCCGTTCCTAGAGCTGGACACGAATTTGCCCGCCAACCGAGTGCCCGCGGGGCTGGAGAAACGACTCTGCGCCGCCGCTGCCTCCATCCTGGGCAAACCTGCGGAC CGCGTGAACGTGACGGTACGGCCGGGCCTGGCCATGGCGCTGAGCGGGTCCACCGAGCCCTGCGCGCAGCTGTCCATCTCCTCCATCGGCGTAGTGGGCACCGCCGAGGACAACCGCAGCCACAGCGCCCACTTCTTTGAGTTTCTCACCAAGGAGCTAGCCCTGGGCCAGGACCG GCTGGTCAGAAGGAATTCTGGGTATGTTCTGAAGTTATGTATTTTGGACCTGTGTCCCAGCCAGGTTCCAGGTGAGGTTCACGGGAGACTCACAGAGTAG
- the DDT gene encoding D-dopachrome decarboxylase-like protein isoform X1, whose amino-acid sequence MPFLELDTNLPANRVPAGLEKRLCAAAASILGKPADRVNVTVRPGLAMALSGSTEPCAQLSISSIGVVGTAEDNRSHSAHFFEFLTKELALGQDRPADGCGEQSLQAESSSPRSEQSKHQTAALKMEIIPLQVPYGLIHQPCCPWWPQMPRRDNRRCGIQ is encoded by the exons ATGCCGTTCCTAGAGCTGGACACGAATTTGCCCGCCAACCGAGTGCCCGCGGGGCTGGAGAAACGACTCTGCGCCGCCGCTGCCTCCATCCTGGGCAAACCTGCGGAC CGCGTGAACGTGACGGTACGGCCGGGCCTGGCCATGGCGCTGAGCGGGTCCACCGAGCCCTGCGCGCAGCTGTCCATCTCCTCCATCGGCGTAGTGGGCACCGCCGAGGACAACCGCAGCCACAGCGCCCACTTCTTTGAGTTTCTCACCAAGGAGCTAGCCCTGGGCCAGGACCG GCCTGCAGATGGGTGTGGAGAGCAGAGCCTCCAGGCTGAGTCTTCCAGCCCCAGATCTGAGCAGTCTAAACATCAGACAGCAGCCCTGAAGATGGAAATCATCCCCCTCCAGGTTCCCTACGGTCTTATCCACCAGCCCTGCTGCCCATGGTGGCCCCAGATGCCCAGGAGAGATAATAGAAG ATGCGGAATCCAGTGA
- the DDT gene encoding D-dopachrome decarboxylase-like protein isoform X2 — protein sequence MPFLELDTNLPANRVPAGLEKRLCAAAASILGKPADRVNVTVRPGLAMALSGSTEPCAQLSISSIGVVGTAEDNRSHSAHFFEFLTKELALGQDRFPTVLSTSPAAHGGPRCPGEIIEGKKSCLNEEALFIYFI from the exons ATGCCGTTCCTAGAGCTGGACACGAATTTGCCCGCCAACCGAGTGCCCGCGGGGCTGGAGAAACGACTCTGCGCCGCCGCTGCCTCCATCCTGGGCAAACCTGCGGAC CGCGTGAACGTGACGGTACGGCCGGGCCTGGCCATGGCGCTGAGCGGGTCCACCGAGCCCTGCGCGCAGCTGTCCATCTCCTCCATCGGCGTAGTGGGCACCGCCGAGGACAACCGCAGCCACAGCGCCCACTTCTTTGAGTTTCTCACCAAGGAGCTAGCCCTGGGCCAGGACCG GTTCCCTACGGTCTTATCCACCAGCCCTGCTGCCCATGGTGGCCCCAGATGCCCAGGAGAGATAATAGAAGGTAAGAAGTCATGTTTGAATGAGGAAgctctcttcatttatttcatatGA
- the DDT gene encoding D-dopachrome decarboxylase-like protein isoform X6, translating into MPFLELDTNLPANRVPAGLEKRLCAAAASILGKPADRVNVTVRPGLAMALSGSTEPCAQLSISSIGVVGTAEDNRSHSAHFFEFLTKELALGQDRFQVRFTGDSQSSERPLAWMSRHLLSGSCIAGGPQTNLEMNHLQLATSSSVKTGEKTSLPHKKPLQPKPGVL; encoded by the exons ATGCCGTTCCTAGAGCTGGACACGAATTTGCCCGCCAACCGAGTGCCCGCGGGGCTGGAGAAACGACTCTGCGCCGCCGCTGCCTCCATCCTGGGCAAACCTGCGGAC CGCGTGAACGTGACGGTACGGCCGGGCCTGGCCATGGCGCTGAGCGGGTCCACCGAGCCCTGCGCGCAGCTGTCCATCTCCTCCATCGGCGTAGTGGGCACCGCCGAGGACAACCGCAGCCACAGCGCCCACTTCTTTGAGTTTCTCACCAAGGAGCTAGCCCTGGGCCAGGACCG GTTCCAGGTGAGGTTCACGGGAGACTCACAGAGTAGTGAAAGACCATTGGCCTGGATGTCTAGACATCTGCTTTCTGGGTCCTGCATAGCTGGGGGACCCCAGACAAACTTGGAAATGAACCATCTCCAGTTGGCAACCTCCTCTTCTGTGAAAACAGGGGAAAAGACCTCCCTCCCCCACAAGAAGCCTCTACAACCCAAACCTGGCGTTCTGTGA
- the DDT gene encoding D-dopachrome decarboxylase-like protein isoform X5 produces MPFLELDTNLPANRVPAGLEKRLCAAAASILGKPADRVNVTVRPGLAMALSGSTEPCAQLSISSIGVVGTAEDNRSHSAHFFEFLTKELALGQDRCGIQ; encoded by the exons ATGCCGTTCCTAGAGCTGGACACGAATTTGCCCGCCAACCGAGTGCCCGCGGGGCTGGAGAAACGACTCTGCGCCGCCGCTGCCTCCATCCTGGGCAAACCTGCGGAC CGCGTGAACGTGACGGTACGGCCGGGCCTGGCCATGGCGCTGAGCGGGTCCACCGAGCCCTGCGCGCAGCTGTCCATCTCCTCCATCGGCGTAGTGGGCACCGCCGAGGACAACCGCAGCCACAGCGCCCACTTCTTTGAGTTTCTCACCAAGGAGCTAGCCCTGGGCCAGGACCG ATGCGGAATCCAGTGA
- the LOC112206708 gene encoding D-dopachrome decarboxylase isoform X2 produces MPFLELDTNLPANRVPAGLEKRLCAAAASILGKPADRVNVTVRPGLAMALSGSTEPCAQLSISSIGVVGTAEDNRSHSAHFFEFLTKELALGQDRILIRFFPLESWQIGKIGTVMTFL; encoded by the exons ATGCCGTTCCTAGAGCTGGACACGAATTTGCCCGCCAACCGAGTGCCCGCGGGGCTGGAGAAACGACTCTGCGCCGCCGCTGCCTCCATCCTGGGCAAACCTGCGGAC CGCGTGAACGTGACGGTACGGCCGGGCCTGGCCATGGCGCTGAGCGGGTCCACCGAGCCCTGCGCGCAGCTGTCCATCTCCTCCATCGGCGTAGTGGGCACCGCCGAGGACAACCGCAGCCACAGCGCCCACTTCTTTGAGTTTCTCACCAAGGAGCTAGCCCTGGGCCAGGACCG GATACTTATCCGCTTTTTCCCCTTGGAGTCCTGGCAGATTGGCAAGATAGGGACGGTCATGACTTTTTTATGA
- the LOC112206708 gene encoding D-dopachrome decarboxylase isoform X1, which produces MPFLELDTNLPANRVPAGLEKRLCAAAASILGKPADRVNVTVRPGLAMALSGSTEPCAQLSISSIGVVGTAEDNRSHSAHFFEFLTKELALGQDRLVRRNSGYVLKLRILDLRPSQVPGYLSAFSPWSPGRLAR; this is translated from the exons ATGCCGTTCCTAGAGCTGGACACGAATTTGCCCGCCAACCGAGTGCCCGCGGGGCTGGAGAAACGACTCTGCGCCGCCGCTGCCTCCATCCTGGGCAAACCTGCGGAC CGCGTGAACGTGACGGTACGGCCGGGCCTGGCCATGGCGCTGAGCGGGTCCACCGAGCCCTGCGCGCAGCTGTCCATCTCCTCCATCGGCGTAGTGGGCACCGCCGAGGACAACCGCAGCCACAGCGCCCACTTCTTTGAGTTTCTCACCAAGGAGCTAGCCCTGGGCCAGGACCG GCTGGTCAGAAGGAATTCTGGGTATGTTCTGAAGTTACGTATTTTGGACCTACGTCCCAGCCAGGTTCCAG GATACTTATCCGCTTTTTCCCCTTGGAGTCCTGGCAGATTGGCAAGATAG
- the LOC112206777 gene encoding glutathione S-transferase theta-3-like, with product MDENMFNFSNNQIIIPVFLGESVPPEMLAATLAELDGCLQLLEDKFLRDQAFLTGSRISVAGLVAITELMHESAMGCGGPLGSGVSGKGADIPAHVVFSGCGTLSHQCWLLSL from the exons ATGGATGAAAACATGTTTAACTTCAGTAATAATCAA ATAATAATCCCTGTGTTCCTGGGCGAGTCAGTGCCACCCGAGATGTTGGCGGCCACTTTGGCTGAGCTGGACGGATGCCTGCAGCTGCTCGAGGACAAGTTCCTGCGGGACCAGGCCTTCCTTACTGGGTCCCGTATCTCTGTGGCTGGCTTGGTGGCAATCACGGAGCTGATGCATGAGAGTGCCATGGGGTGCGGTGGCCCGCTGGGCAGTGGTGTATCCGGGAAGGGAGCTGACATCCCAGCTCATGTTGTCTTTTCTGGCTGTGGGACCCTGT CCCATCAGTGCTGGCTGCTGAGTCTTTGA